One Aegilops tauschii subsp. strangulata cultivar AL8/78 chromosome 7, Aet v6.0, whole genome shotgun sequence genomic window carries:
- the LOC109742933 gene encoding transcription elongation factor 1 homolog yields the protein MAKRKSSMSSKMAQRKKPVPKLDTTFCCPFCDHPDSVACTIGLKLLVATAVYYVYEEAYHTTAHHLTEPVDVYHDWIDVCEKANQGVQLQAPDYQKRDTYSTTSVFPFLH from the coding sequence ATGGCGAAGCGTAAGTCGTCGATGAGCTCCAAGATGGCTCAGCGGAAGAAGCCGGTGCCCAAGCTGGACACCACCTTCTGTTGCCCCTTCTGCGACCACCCCGACAGCGTGGCCTGCACCATCGGCCTCAAGCTCTTGGTCGCCACCGCCGTCTACTACGTCTATGAGGAGGCCTACCACACCACGGCGCACCACCTCACTGAGCCAGTCGACGTCTACCACGACTGGATTGATGTCTGCGAGAAGGCCAACCAAGGCGTCCAACTCCAAGCCCCAGACTACCAAAAACGAGACACCTATTCAACTACTAGTGTTTTCCCTTTCCTTCACTAG